The proteins below come from a single Candidatus Kirkpatrickella diaphorinae genomic window:
- a CDS encoding protein adenylyltransferase SelO — protein sequence MLTPSYRKWPESLWSNVTLSPVSSPTLLSLNEALAARLGFDATWLAAPEGVAMLAGCHMPADVIPVAQAYAGHQFGQFVPSLGDGRAMLLGTVQDREGTPFDVQLKGAGRTVFSRNGDGRAAIGPVLREYLLSEAMHAMGVSTTRALVAVATGEDVLRDRALPGAILTRVSRSFLRVGSFQFAACRGDVPALRAVVLFAAKNLYADRVIAANDAEPDIDALRVPLFDAVADAHADLIAHWMSLGFIHGVMNTDNMSIAGETIDYGPCAFLDSYVPDKVFSGIDVRGRYAFNRQADVARWNLARFAETLLFSEDDAAIKPFRDIIDDFPTRFQRRYRGLMAQKLGLPGCDAEDEAIIDGCLAILTEEAMDYTSFFLTLPDRISNCGGEMSLRNPHAFQNWAEKWAARVALQPGGGRKAAEMMSRRNPAVIPRNHQVEKVIMAAECGDLQPFHQLLDAVTHPFQRNAVLEQPPTKEEEVHTTWCGT from the coding sequence ATGCTGACGCCATCCTATCGCAAATGGCCTGAATCACTATGGTCAAACGTCACGCTGTCCCCCGTCTCAAGTCCAACCCTCCTTTCCCTCAACGAGGCGCTGGCGGCGCGGTTGGGATTTGATGCGACGTGGCTCGCCGCGCCGGAAGGTGTGGCGATGCTCGCAGGGTGCCATATGCCGGCGGACGTTATACCCGTTGCACAAGCCTATGCCGGGCATCAATTCGGGCAGTTTGTGCCCAGTCTGGGTGATGGGCGCGCCATGCTTCTCGGCACGGTTCAGGACCGTGAGGGAACGCCCTTCGACGTGCAATTGAAAGGCGCGGGCCGGACGGTTTTTTCCCGCAATGGCGATGGGCGCGCCGCAATCGGGCCGGTTTTGCGTGAATATCTCCTCAGCGAAGCCATGCACGCCATGGGCGTCAGCACGACGCGCGCCCTGGTCGCGGTCGCGACAGGGGAAGACGTTCTGCGGGACCGCGCCTTGCCGGGCGCCATTCTGACGCGGGTAAGCCGCTCTTTTTTACGGGTGGGGTCCTTTCAATTTGCGGCGTGCCGCGGCGATGTGCCCGCCCTCCGGGCCGTGGTGCTTTTTGCCGCAAAAAACCTTTATGCCGATCGGGTCATCGCCGCCAATGATGCAGAGCCTGACATTGACGCGTTGCGCGTCCCCTTATTCGACGCGGTCGCGGATGCGCATGCGGATCTCATCGCGCATTGGATGAGCCTTGGCTTTATTCATGGTGTCATGAACACCGATAATATGTCGATCGCGGGGGAGACAATCGATTACGGGCCGTGCGCCTTTTTGGACAGCTACGTGCCTGACAAAGTGTTCAGCGGGATCGATGTGAGGGGGCGTTATGCTTTCAACCGTCAGGCGGATGTCGCGCGCTGGAACCTGGCGCGTTTCGCTGAGACGCTGCTGTTTTCGGAGGATGATGCCGCTATCAAACCATTCCGCGATATCATTGACGATTTTCCGACGCGCTTCCAGCGTCGCTATCGCGGCCTTATGGCGCAAAAACTGGGGCTGCCCGGATGTGATGCGGAGGATGAGGCGATCATTGATGGCTGTCTGGCGATTCTGACGGAAGAAGCAATGGATTATACGTCGTTTTTCCTCACCTTGCCGGATCGGATCTCAAATTGCGGGGGTGAGATGTCCCTGCGCAATCCACATGCTTTCCAAAATTGGGCTGAGAAATGGGCAGCGCGTGTGGCACTTCAACCAGGTGGGGGCAGAAAAGCGGCGGAAATGATGTCACGGCGCAATCCCGCCGTGATCCCGCGAAATCATCAGGTTGAAAAAGTGATCATGGCAGCGGAGTGTGGTGATCTGCAGCCATTCCATCAGCTTCTTGACGCTGTGACTCATCCTTTTCAGCGGAACGCAGTTTTAGAGCAGCCGCCGACGAAGGAGGAAGAAGTCCACACCACATGGTGCGGCACCTGA
- a CDS encoding NADH-quinone oxidoreductase subunit D-related protein codes for MTMPNWGKRASERSFRRHLTEQQWRDLAAAPSGNFIGLWCDDDNAYHLCWDRQSPVLYSTPLIDHRYFGLSHATRAASLAERVALELWGAMPLDALSDEPLLDHEKWLSVWPLSRRALPAAAPTTQRTRDPLFTPTSRPGLLRKYHSGLRVGRSHRGLQKRLLEKPITEALQMVGRLASGETVSAPLVMAQALEACHGVEISPRDRDARLILAEVERLRVHFESIITVARLTGQDLLETHAALILRKCEQACMEHAGGHHLMGCITLGGMSPAIDAAALAEAIISTLPARLPLLAKLISHAETVLTRRAAMPRHRAETHLLRGVNGRASGYKGDLRLMRHDPRFAVMLDALNLKGDAYARLWNRYYEIKESLAYLTAIHRHDAQEIDITRPVIYDAHEAVSFIEGARGESWCWVKCQDERLTHFHLQTGSFNTLPVLLELCLAGEDEQFLEASFAYSPAGAEL; via the coding sequence ATGACGATGCCGAACTGGGGGAAGCGCGCATCTGAGCGGTCATTTCGACGACATCTGACGGAACAGCAATGGCGCGATCTGGCAGCGGCGCCTTCCGGAAATTTTATCGGCCTCTGGTGTGATGATGACAATGCCTATCACCTTTGCTGGGATCGACAATCACCCGTGCTTTACAGCACGCCGCTCATTGATCACCGCTATTTCGGCCTGTCCCACGCCACGCGCGCCGCCAGCCTGGCAGAACGTGTGGCGCTGGAACTCTGGGGCGCGATGCCGCTCGACGCGCTGAGTGATGAGCCTCTTCTGGACCATGAAAAGTGGCTGAGTGTCTGGCCGCTTTCCCGCCGCGCATTGCCAGCGGCCGCCCCCACCACGCAACGCACACGTGACCCCCTTTTTACCCCCACATCCCGGCCCGGCCTTCTCCGGAAATACCATTCCGGCCTGAGGGTTGGCAGGTCTCACCGGGGCCTGCAGAAGCGTCTGCTGGAAAAACCGATCACAGAGGCGCTCCAGATGGTCGGCAGACTGGCATCAGGTGAGACCGTCAGCGCACCGCTGGTGATGGCGCAGGCCCTGGAGGCCTGTCACGGGGTTGAGATTTCACCGCGTGACCGGGATGCTCGCCTGATCCTCGCGGAGGTGGAGCGTCTCCGCGTCCACTTTGAATCTATTATCACCGTGGCGCGCCTCACCGGGCAGGATCTTCTGGAAACACATGCGGCGCTGATTTTAAGAAAATGCGAACAAGCCTGTATGGAACATGCGGGTGGGCATCACTTGATGGGCTGCATCACGCTGGGCGGCATGTCACCGGCAATCGACGCGGCCGCATTGGCGGAGGCGATCATTTCCACCCTCCCGGCGCGCCTCCCCCTGCTCGCCAAACTCATTTCCCATGCGGAGACGGTGTTGACGCGCCGCGCCGCGATGCCGCGTCATCGCGCGGAGACCCATCTTCTGCGCGGCGTGAATGGGCGGGCCTCCGGTTATAAGGGGGACCTTCGTCTCATGCGACATGATCCTCGATTTGCGGTCATGCTGGATGCGCTGAATCTCAAAGGCGATGCTTATGCGCGGCTCTGGAACCGATATTACGAAATCAAGGAATCTCTCGCCTATCTGACCGCGATCCATCGTCACGACGCGCAAGAAATCGACATCACCCGGCCGGTCATTTATGACGCGCATGAAGCCGTCAGCTTTATTGAAGGCGCGCGCGGAGAGAGTTGGTGCTGGGTGAAATGCCAGGATGAACGCCTGACCCATTTTCACCTTCAGACGGGCAGTTTCAACACACTTCCCGTGCTTCTGGAGCTTTGCCTTGCCGGAGAGGATGAGCAATTCCTGGAAGCCTCATTCGCCTATTCCCCCGCGGGCGCGGAGCTCTGA
- a CDS encoding aldo/keto reductase: MKTRDGARVAPLGMGTWSLGDSRVTYKEEITCLHEGLDAGLTMIDTAEIYGNGRSETLIGDVMAERRQDAFLVSKIMPNHATFEGTQRHCRASLERLKTDYLDLYLLHWRGHIPLHETIEAMEKLKSDGLIRHWGVSNFDVEDMEEVVALTPHCACNQVLYNLRNRGTELELLSKLEAHRIKAVACSPLGHDGTLLQHPTCQTIAQDYRTLAGPATTAQIALAWVLRQGNLVAIPRTSSPEHMRENVLASDIHLSSASLAALDAVFAPPKQKRSLEMI, encoded by the coding sequence ATGAAAACACGCGACGGCGCGCGCGTTGCGCCGCTCGGTATGGGCACGTGGTCCCTCGGTGACTCCAGAGTGACTTATAAGGAGGAGATCACCTGCCTTCATGAGGGGCTGGATGCGGGTCTGACGATGATCGACACCGCCGAGATCTACGGCAATGGGCGGTCCGAAACGCTGATCGGTGACGTCATGGCGGAGAGGCGCCAGGATGCGTTTCTTGTTAGTAAAATCATGCCGAACCATGCGACGTTTGAAGGGACACAACGCCACTGCCGCGCCTCCCTTGAGCGCCTGAAGACGGATTACCTCGATCTCTATCTGCTTCACTGGCGCGGGCATATCCCGCTGCATGAAACAATCGAAGCGATGGAGAAACTCAAATCGGACGGGCTGATCCGCCATTGGGGCGTCTCAAATTTTGATGTCGAGGATATGGAAGAAGTCGTGGCGCTGACGCCGCATTGCGCCTGTAACCAGGTTCTTTACAACCTTCGAAATCGCGGGACGGAATTAGAGCTTCTGTCAAAGCTTGAGGCCCATCGCATCAAGGCGGTTGCCTGCTCCCCCCTTGGGCATGATGGCACGCTCCTGCAACATCCCACATGCCAGACCATCGCGCAGGATTACCGGACACTGGCGGGGCCGGCCACGACAGCGCAGATCGCCCTCGCCTGGGTTTTGCGGCAGGGAAATCTGGTGGCGATCCCGCGCACGTCTTCGCCGGAGCACATGCGGGAGAATGTCCTCGCCAGCGACATCCATCTCTCATCGGCATCATTGGCGGCGCTCGACGCGGTATTTGCACCGCCGAAACAGAAACGGTCTCTGGAGATGATCTGA